A window of Marispirochaeta aestuarii contains these coding sequences:
- a CDS encoding TRAP transporter substrate-binding protein translates to MTRKALMFLVILGIAGLLLTGCLKTEEPVQQVQSSEAEQDSNAPEIVIKIGFGGPETLPNYRAIKELFKPEIESKTNGRIKVELYPSSQLGDDVKLIESLRSGTLEAAGPTTAPLVGMAPEFAVFDIPFLFESGEVADQILDGEIGSKLNKLLESKGLYNLAWTEMGFRHVTNSVHPITSPSDIKGLKIRTMENPIHLEAWRLLGANPTPMPVSEVFTALQQHAIDGQENPVVAIYGWKFYEVNNYISLTGHVYSPLTFLYSKKLFDSYSPDDQKLIREVALKTGIRGREIARADESSYLEEIKEAGATIVELTAAQKQAFQEVTQPVWDSVAEKVGDELIEELKMALAKVTR, encoded by the coding sequence ATGACAAGAAAAGCACTGATGTTTCTCGTAATCCTGGGAATAGCAGGACTGCTGCTGACCGGATGCCTCAAAACGGAAGAACCGGTACAGCAGGTCCAGAGCTCTGAAGCGGAACAGGATTCAAACGCTCCGGAAATCGTAATAAAGATCGGTTTCGGCGGACCTGAAACCCTTCCCAATTATCGGGCGATCAAGGAACTTTTCAAGCCGGAAATAGAATCAAAGACCAACGGAAGGATAAAGGTCGAACTCTACCCGAGCTCCCAGCTTGGTGATGACGTGAAACTCATAGAATCCCTGCGGAGCGGAACCCTGGAGGCAGCAGGTCCGACAACCGCGCCTCTGGTAGGCATGGCCCCCGAGTTCGCCGTTTTCGACATCCCTTTTCTTTTTGAAAGCGGTGAAGTCGCAGATCAGATACTGGATGGAGAAATCGGCAGCAAGTTGAACAAGCTTCTTGAATCAAAGGGACTGTACAATCTGGCCTGGACAGAAATGGGATTCCGGCATGTTACAAACAGCGTTCATCCGATTACCAGCCCAAGTGATATCAAAGGCTTAAAAATCAGGACCATGGAAAATCCGATACACTTGGAAGCCTGGCGGCTCCTCGGTGCGAATCCTACCCCGATGCCGGTTTCCGAAGTCTTTACCGCCCTGCAGCAGCATGCAATCGACGGACAGGAGAATCCCGTTGTCGCGATCTACGGGTGGAAATTCTATGAGGTCAACAACTACATATCTCTTACCGGTCATGTATATTCACCCCTAACATTCCTTTACAGCAAGAAGCTCTTTGATTCCTACTCACCGGATGATCAGAAACTGATCAGGGAGGTTGCGTTGAAAACCGGTATTCGTGGCCGGGAAATTGCCAGAGCCGATGAAAGTTCTTACCTTGAAGAAATCAAAGAAGCAGGAGCTACAATTGTCGAGTTAACAGCTGCACAGAAACAGGCTTTTCAGGAAGTAACCCAACCGGTCTGGGACAGTGTAGCGGAAAAGGTAGGCGACGAACTGATCGAAGAGCTGAAGATGGCGCTCGCCAAGGTCACCCGC